One Alphaproteobacteria bacterium LSUCC0396 genomic region harbors:
- the glp gene encoding gephyrin-like molybdotransferase Glp, translated as MPNQQTAPIPIDLARDELLASIDAIEGIETVDLDQACGRIAAETITSTIDLPRTHNAAVDGYGVDSASLIDAPDRAFKIVGVARAGHPFDGVIGADEAIEIYTGGVMPQGPDCVAMHEDCTRSGDNVVIAAKLTKGSNMRPPGENLAKGEIVIAKGQMISAALVGQLAASGTAQITVRRRLRVAVMSTGDEVVPAGSSASHGQIFDANRPMLKAILASSQMTLIDCGIVPDKLAALSAAYENALEQADVVISSGGASDGIEDHTQQAMQHIGANCAFWRLAMKPGRPMAVGRREKQLIFCLPGNPVAAFVCTRLLIKPVLNKLLDGAVSPILKIRVPAGFTHKKKPGRAEFLRVVLVDNADGQYLQLHGRKGAGVISSLTGADGLVEIPLDNAGVDKGLMLNFLPFHERGL; from the coding sequence ATGCCCAACCAGCAGACGGCCCCCATTCCTATCGATTTGGCCCGTGACGAATTGCTTGCCAGTATTGATGCGATAGAGGGTATAGAAACCGTCGATCTTGATCAGGCTTGCGGCAGAATCGCCGCTGAAACGATCACCAGCACAATTGATTTACCGCGAACGCATAATGCGGCGGTTGACGGCTATGGCGTCGATTCTGCCAGCCTGATTGACGCGCCTGATCGTGCATTTAAGATTGTTGGCGTCGCCCGCGCTGGTCATCCATTTGATGGTGTCATTGGCGCTGATGAGGCTATTGAAATCTACACTGGCGGCGTGATGCCACAAGGCCCTGATTGCGTTGCGATGCACGAAGATTGCACCCGTAGCGGTGACAATGTTGTGATCGCGGCAAAATTAACAAAAGGCAGCAATATGCGCCCGCCTGGTGAAAATCTTGCAAAGGGCGAGATCGTGATCGCCAAAGGGCAAATGATCAGCGCTGCTCTGGTGGGTCAGCTAGCCGCATCGGGAACAGCGCAAATCACAGTTCGGCGCCGCCTTCGGGTTGCGGTTATGTCCACTGGTGATGAGGTGGTGCCAGCTGGCAGTTCAGCCAGCCATGGACAGATTTTTGATGCAAATCGTCCAATGTTAAAGGCCATTCTCGCAAGCAGCCAAATGACCTTAATTGATTGCGGTATTGTTCCGGACAAGCTAGCGGCGCTTAGCGCGGCGTATGAAAATGCGCTAGAACAGGCTGATGTGGTGATTTCGTCAGGCGGGGCATCGGATGGGATTGAGGATCATACCCAGCAAGCCATGCAGCATATTGGCGCAAATTGCGCGTTTTGGCGGCTTGCGATGAAACCGGGGCGGCCAATGGCAGTTGGGCGACGTGAAAAGCAGCTTATTTTCTGCCTGCCGGGTAATCCGGTTGCCGCCTTTGTTTGCACGCGCCTTCTTATCAAGCCGGTTTTGAACAAGCTGCTGGATGGTGCCGTATCACCGATTTTGAAAATTCGTGTGCCTGCGGGTTTTACCCACAAGAAAAAGCCCGGCCGCGCCGAATTTCTGCGGGTTGTTCTGGTTGATAATGCTGATGGGCAGTATCTTCAATTGCATGGCCGCAAAGGGGCAGGGGTGATTTCATCGCTGACAGGTGCAGACGGGCTGGTTGAGATTCCCCTAGACAATGCTGGTGTCGATAAGGGGCTGATGCTCAATTTCCTGCCGTTTCACGAGCGCGGCCTTTAG
- the moaE gene encoding molybdopterin synthase catalytic subunit MoaE: protein MSVRITEDDFDIALEHEKLKSRDSGAIVTFTGTVRDLPNGGGLNAMTLEHYPGMTEAEIETIIEQAKARWPLNEVTVIHRVGRLLPTENIVFVGCSSAHRGAAFDAANFIMDFLKTRAPFWKLEDGPDGAKWVDARDSDTRALDRWDLPK, encoded by the coding sequence ATGAGCGTACGCATTACCGAAGATGATTTTGATATTGCGCTTGAGCATGAAAAGCTGAAATCGCGCGACTCTGGGGCGATTGTTACCTTTACCGGAACGGTTCGTGACCTGCCCAATGGGGGCGGGTTGAACGCGATGACGCTTGAGCATTATCCCGGCATGACCGAAGCCGAAATCGAAACGATTATCGAACAGGCCAAGGCACGGTGGCCGCTAAACGAAGTTACGGTAATTCACCGCGTTGGGCGGCTTTTGCCAACTGAAAATATTGTCTTTGTCGGATGTTCATCGGCGCATCGTGGGGCTGCATTTGATGCCGCAAATTTCATCATGGACTTTCTCAAGACGAGGGCACCCTTTTGGAAGCTGGAAGACGGGCCAGACGGTGCAAAATGGGTTGATGCACGCGACTCTGACACGAGGGCGCTGGATCGCTGGGATCTGCCGAAATAA
- a CDS encoding TIGR02466 family protein produces MSQSENVPGKPEFKQLWPTQFMSLSLPGHDTANPVLSNHLLEQNVARDDMTVDYISGNLFATDHPALIWLRQCCDRAVLDYARHAGIDYDLEWVLQGWANVNMRGDYHNLHNHPHSWLSGTYYVSVPDQSNADTFRSDLNPSAISFFDPRPQANMNSIRNDGQVDAEHRLLPNNGDLFLWPAFLHHLVHPNMSDMPRISVSFNVVLKWKNDYIPR; encoded by the coding sequence ATGTCACAATCGGAGAATGTACCGGGTAAACCAGAATTCAAACAACTCTGGCCGACGCAGTTTATGTCACTGAGCCTGCCTGGACACGACACCGCTAATCCGGTTCTATCCAACCATTTGCTAGAGCAGAACGTTGCCCGCGATGATATGACGGTTGATTATATTTCGGGAAATCTTTTTGCGACCGATCATCCGGCGTTGATCTGGCTTCGGCAATGTTGCGATCGGGCGGTTCTGGATTATGCGCGTCATGCGGGTATTGATTATGACCTTGAGTGGGTTTTGCAAGGCTGGGCCAATGTGAATATGCGCGGCGATTACCACAATTTACATAATCATCCGCATTCATGGCTGTCCGGAACCTATTATGTATCGGTGCCTGACCAAAGCAATGCCGATACATTTCGGTCTGATTTGAACCCCAGCGCGATCAGTTTCTTTGACCCGCGGCCACAGGCAAATATGAACTCGATCCGAAATGATGGCCAGGTTGACGCCGAACATCGGCTGCTTCCAAACAATGGCGATCTATTTCTATGGCCAGCATTTCTGCATCATCTGGTGCACCCTAATATGTCAGATATGCCGCGGATTTCAGTATCGTTTAATGTCGTGCTGAAATGGAAGAACGACTACATCCCGCGATAA